The Triticum aestivum cultivar Chinese Spring chromosome 7B, IWGSC CS RefSeq v2.1, whole genome shotgun sequence genome window below encodes:
- the LOC123161198 gene encoding ACT domain-containing protein ACR8, with translation MEWLNEYEKLVIRMDTPKVVIDNAVCPTATLVQVDSARKRGVLLEAVQVLADLDLSINKAYISSDGRWFMDVFHVTDRLGRKLTDDSVITYIQQSIGTWNGPSKPAALDGLTVLELTGADRTGLISEVFAVLADMSCSVVDARAWSHRGRLACLVYLRHEDVCAASVERIEARLAPLLRGDSEASGGAVAAVSAGSIAHADRRLHQLMYASRDQERAFPTPLVSVESWAERGYSVVTVQCPDRPKLLYDVVCTLTDMDYLVFHGTIDTNAGQARQEFYIRHTDGSPIRSEAEMQRVSQCLQDAIERRSFEGVRLELCTPDRPGLLSDVTRTFRENGLLVAQAEVSTKGDMATNVFYVTGTTAGQAVQQNAIEAVREKVGVDCLVVEEHRPQLYQKARGQDDRDDRNGAGIGLFYLGNLVKRNLYNLGLIKSCS, from the exons ATGGAGTGGCTCAACGAGTACGAGAAGCTGGTCATCAGGATGGACACCCCCAAGGTGGTCATCGACAATGCCGTCTGCCCCACGGCCACGCTCGTCCAG GTCGACAGCGCGAGGAAGAGAGGCGTCCTGCTCGAGGCGGTCCAGGTTCTCGCGGACCTCGACCTGTCTATCAACAAGGCCTACATCTCCTCCGACGGCAGGTGGTTCATGGATGTCTTCCATGTCACCGACCGCCTCGGCCGGAAGCTCACCGACGACAGCGTCATCACCTACATCCAGCAG TCTATCGGGACCTGGAACGGACCGTCCAAGCCGGCGGCGCTCGATGGGCTAACGGTGCTGGAGCTGACGGGCGCCGACCGCACGGGGCTCATCTCCGAGGTGTTCGCCGTGCTGGCCGACATGAGCTGCAGCGTCGTGGATGCCAGGGCGTGGTCGCACCGCGGCCGCCTCGCCTGCCTCGTGTACCTGCGGCACGAGGATGTGTGCGCCGCCAGTGTGGAGCGTATCGAGGCCCGCCTTGCCCCGCTCCTTCGCGGAGACTCGGAGGCCAGCGGCGGCGCCGTGGCTGCCGTCTCCGCCGGCTCCATCGCGCACGCCGACCGGCGCCTCCATCAGCTCATGTACGCCAGCCGCGACCAGGAGCGCGCGTTCCCAACTCCCTTGGTGTCTGTGGAGAGCTGGGCCGAGCGCGGGTACTCGGTGGTCACCGTCCAGTGCCCGGACCGCCCAAAGCTGCTCTACGACGTCGTGTGCACGCTCACCGACATGGACTACCTCGTCTTCCACGGCACCATCGACACCAACGCGGGCCAAGCGAGGCAGGAGTTCTACATCCGTCACACCGACGGGAGCCCCATCCGCTCCGAGGCCGAGATGCAGCGAGTGAGCCAATGCCTGCAAGACGCCATAGAACGGAGATCATTTGAG GGAGTGAGGCTGGAGCTGTGCACGCCAGACCGCCCGGGACTGCTGTCAGACGTCACCCGGACGTTCAGGGAAAACGGACTGCTCGTGGCGCAGGCAGAGGTTTCAACCAAGGGCGACATGGCCACCAACGTGTTCTATGTCACCGGCACCACCGCCGGCCAGGCCGTCCAGCAGAACGCCATTGAAGCCGTGAGGGAGAAGGTTGGCGTGGACTGCCTTGTCGTCGAGGAGCACCGGCCGCAGCTCTACCAGAAGGCCCGCGGTCAGGATGACCGGGACGACCGCAACGGCGCCGGCATTGGGCTGTTCTACCTCGGCAACCTTGTGAAGAGGAATCTCTACAACCTGGGCCTGATCAAATCTTGCTCATGA